Proteins encoded within one genomic window of Hermetia illucens chromosome 2, iHerIll2.2.curated.20191125, whole genome shotgun sequence:
- the LOC119648032 gene encoding pancreatic lipase-related protein 2-like: MMRTIKLIGIIISLSLSLSTATLALMNRLMYSRSVVFRESMSCINATVNEHSKYAIIVHGWRESCHVKWVIELARNLRQFRKGCIICMDYGDMAQNPNYLFLAKQSDDLSEMLADKLRELEDRGYDPSNGYMFGFSLGGRIVLEGGRLYGKQKIAEIDVCDNAGPGFDIFEQPDSKESAQNVQCIHTSRDKGTRNRDCHQDWNMGFCGRRQMAAGSPPKGSHGLCPIFYNAAFHFDFFAEAIPRQCRRAQAYYNFWPSNFKMGYMERRKFEITGEFYSSTTHEYPYTPDIGSADTILAFERFKRRIMRIRKRSKPFRWN, from the exons ATGATGAGGACAATTAAATTGATTGGAATCATAATATctttaagtttaagtttatcAACGGCCACACTAGCTCTAATGAATCGGTTGATGTATAGTCGGAGTGTCGTTTTCCGTGAAAGTAT GAGCTGCATTAATGCAACAGTCAACGAACACAGCAAATATGCAATAATCGTGCATGGTTGGAGGGAGTCATGCCACGTTAAGTGGGTCATCGAGTTAGCGCGAA ATCTCAGACAATTCCGAAAAGGATGCATAATCTGCATGGACTACGGTGATATGGCACAAAATCCGAATTATCTTTTTTTGGCGAAGCAATCAGACGATCTTTCCGAGATGCTTGCAGATAAACTACGTGAACTTGAAGACAGAGGATACGATCCAAGTAATGGTTATATGTTTGGATTCAGCTTAGGTGGAAGGATTGTTCTAGAGGGAGGACGACTATATGGAAAGCAGAAAATTGCGGAAATAGACG TTTGTGACAACGCAGGACCAGGTTTCGATATTTTCGAGCAGCCAGATTCCAAGGAATCAGCTCAGAACGTTCAGTGTATCCACACAAGTCGCGATAAAGGGACGCGCAATCGTGATTGTCACCAAGATTGGAATATGGGCTTCTGTGGTCGCAGGCAAATGGCAGCTGGCAGCCCACCAAAAGGATCACATGGATTATGTCCAATTTTTTATAATGCCGCATTCCATTTTGATTTCTTTGCTGAAGCCATTCCCAGACAATGTCGTCGTGCCCAAGCATATTACAATTTTTGGCCATCGAATTTCAAAATGGGATACATGGAAAGAAGAAAGTTCGAGATAACTGGCGAATTTTATTCTTCGACAACTCATGAATATCCCTACACACCAGACATTGGCTCAGCAGACACCATCTTGGCATTTGAAAGATTTAAACGAAGGATTATGAGAATTAGAAAGAGAAGTAAACCTTTTCGATGGAATTAG
- the LOC119648031 gene encoding sorting nexin lst-4 has product MSSYVRALYDFTGEASTSEISITTGEVLTVTRTDVGEGWWEGKNSKGQTGLFPAAYVEVLSAVESAQIANGGASRQAAAAASNAAAAATPTAGARYDQTADEWNDGQDDWEDDWDDDNDTYSEIGPASSAQNNNNTKQGQVNYATMNLPPTPSDDTLSWTSSGTVSTNANANTATLKKSGMFAKSSDSYIMASSNPTVPDNEKVYIVQVDNTYMWQPITEPYTVRVASPKKETKFKGMKSFIAYQLTPSFNNIAVSRRYKHFDWLHERLVEKFCLIPIPPLPDKQISGRYEESFIEHRRVQLQEFINWMCRHPVLSRCEVWKHFLTCTDEKLWKQGKRIAERDPLVGVTYCAAIHPPEKQLLQSYVDGQMESCASFVHHMDVAVKSLLAIAAEQTKRNQIHAKKDFQRIGEGFSELARALEIDERRVPASDSLASSVGKTAGFFISMGQMFGEQPKYDWIPFSDQLHLYRGILSNFPDILSTHKNAVQKRRDCQRLAADQRMHNAQLAEVDRRVDIISYAVLAEMSHFRQERDHHLKETLGNLIDAQIHFYQNIISKLQAAQSQFQ; this is encoded by the exons ATGTCGTCATATGTTCGAGCTTTGTACGACTTCACGGGTGAAGCAAGTACATCAGAAATTTCAATTACAACCGGCGAAGTCTTAACGGTAACGCGAACTGACGTCGGTGAAGGATGGTGGGAAGGGAAGAATTCGAAAGGTCAAACAGGTCTATTCCCAGCTGCATATGTGGAAGTCCTATCGGCAGTTGAATCGGCACAGATCGCCAATGGGGGTGCGAGTCGTCAGGCTGCCGCGGCTGCCTCAAATGCAGCAGCGGCAGCTACACCAACAGCTGGTGCTCGATATGATCAGACTGCCGACGAGTGGAATGATGGCCAAGATGACTGGGAAGACGATTGGGATGATGACAATGATACATACTCCGAGATTGGCCCTGCGTCGTCAGCACAAAACAACAATAATACTAAACAGGGTCAAGTCAACTATGCAACAATGAACCTTCCACCGACTCCTTCGGATGACACACTATCATGGACGTCGTCAGGTACTGTGTCGACGAATGCTAACGCCAACACGGCAAccttgaaaaaatcaggaatgtTCGCAAAGTCAAGTGATTCTTACATTATGGCATCATCAAACCCAACAGTTCCAGATAACGAGAAAGTGTATATTGTCCAAGTGGATAACACGTACATGTGGCAGCCAATTACGGAGCCCTACACTGTTAGAGTAGCATCGCCCAAAAAGGAAACCAAATTCAAAGGAATGAAAAGTTTCATTGCATATCAATTGACGCCCAGTTTCAACAATATTGCG GTCTCACGTCGGTATAAGCACTTCGACTGGCTACACGAACGTCTCGTTGAGAAATTCTGTTTAATTCCGATACCACCGCTTCCAGACAAACAAATCTCAGGTCGCTACGAGGAAAGCTTTATCGAACATCGTCGTGTTCAGTTACAGGAATTTATCAATTGGATGTGCCGGCATCCGGTCCTATCGCGGTGTGAAGTCTGGAAGCACTTCCTAACCTGTACAGACGAGAAACTATGGAAGCAAGGCAAACGGATTGCTGAACGAGATCCCCTGGTGGGCGTGACGTATTGTGCTGCTATTCATCCGCCGGAAAAGCAGCTTCTGCAGTCCTATGTGGACGGGCAAATGGAAAGTTGTGCTTCGTTCGTCCATCATATGGACGTTGCGGTCAAATCTCTCCTGGCGATAGCTGCTGAACAAACAAAGCGAAATCAGATCCATGCAAAGAAGGATTTCCAAAGAATCGGTGAAGGATTTTCGGAGTTAGCGCGGGCGTTAGAGATCGATGAACGAAGAGTGCCGGCATCGGATTCCCTGGCGAGTAGTGTAGGGAAAACAGCAGGATTTTTCATAAGTATGGGACAAATGTTTGGCGAACAACCAAAGTATGATTGGATTCCGTTCTCGGATCAGTTGCATCTCTACAG AGGAATCTTGAGTAACTTTCCCGACATCTTATCAACTCATAAAAACGCTGTTCAGAAACGAAGAGACTGTCAACGCTTAGCCGCCGACCAGCGAATGCATAACGCACAATTGGCTGAGGTTGATAGACGGGTTGATATCATTTCGTATGCCGTCCTAGCTGAAATGTCGCATTTTCGTCAGGAgagagatcaccatctgaagGAGACACTGGGAAATCTAATTGACGCTCAGATACACTTCTATCAGAATATTATTAGTAAGCTGCAGGCAGCTCAGAGTCAGTTCCAATAA